A genomic region of Christiangramia sp. OXR-203 contains the following coding sequences:
- a CDS encoding aspartate carbamoyltransferase catalytic subunit, giving the protein MSSELSVDHLLGIKYLQQEDIELIFKTADHFKEVINRPIKKVPSLRDITIANLFFENSTRTRLSFELAEKRLSADVINFSAASSSVKKGETLIDTVNNILSMKVDMVVMRHPNPGAGIFLSRHVNASIINAGDGAHEHPTQALLDSYSIREKLGDVSGKKVVIVGDILHSRVALSNIFALKLQGAEVKVCGPKTLLPKHIESLGVKVETNLKKALDWCDVANMLRVQNERMDISYFPSTREYVKQFGLNKKMLDSLNKEIVIMHPGPINRGVEITSDVADSEHAIILDQVQNGVAVRMAVIYLLASKIKQ; this is encoded by the coding sequence ATGAGTAGTGAATTAAGTGTAGATCACTTATTGGGAATCAAATATCTTCAGCAGGAAGATATAGAATTAATATTTAAGACTGCAGATCATTTTAAGGAAGTGATCAACAGACCTATCAAAAAAGTACCATCGCTTAGAGACATTACCATTGCAAACCTCTTTTTCGAAAATAGTACAAGAACCAGACTTTCTTTTGAACTGGCAGAAAAAAGGCTAAGCGCAGATGTTATAAATTTTTCTGCAGCGTCCTCTTCAGTAAAAAAAGGAGAAACCCTAATCGATACTGTGAATAACATCCTTTCGATGAAGGTCGATATGGTCGTGATGAGACATCCAAATCCTGGAGCTGGAATATTTCTTTCACGGCATGTAAACGCCAGTATTATTAATGCCGGAGACGGAGCCCATGAGCATCCTACCCAGGCTTTGTTAGATTCCTATTCTATTCGTGAAAAGCTTGGGGATGTAAGCGGGAAGAAGGTCGTTATCGTGGGAGATATTCTTCACAGCCGGGTAGCCCTTTCCAATATTTTTGCACTAAAGCTTCAAGGTGCCGAAGTCAAAGTGTGTGGACCCAAAACCTTGCTGCCAAAACATATTGAATCTCTGGGGGTAAAGGTTGAAACTAATCTCAAAAAAGCTCTGGATTGGTGTGATGTAGCAAACATGCTGCGCGTTCAGAATGAGCGTATGGATATCAGTTATTTCCCTAGTACAAGAGAATATGTAAAGCAATTCGGACTTAATAAAAAGATGCTGGATAGTCTCAATAAGGAAATTGTGATCATGCATCCCGGACCAATAAATAGGGGAGTGGAGATCACTAGCGACGTGGCAGATTCTGAACATGCGATCATACTTGATCAGGTACAAAATGGGGTTGCGGTGAGAATGGCAGTAATTTATTTGCTCGCATCCAAGATCAAACAATAA
- a CDS encoding alpha/beta hydrolase encodes MKKRYWIVLILVVVLGVTYFTGPVPEEPEYDLQLPMIASGLKNLDAYINDRESKKPTRKDNQARIEWFGESPVKTEYSIIYLHGFAGSYRDGYPVNKNIAKKLNANIYYARWAGHGLEPQASLDDFNGENAWQSAKEALAIGKQIGEKVIIMSTSTGGTLAFKLAAEFPEDVHALINMGPNLEDDQPGTFVLNTPWGYEIASLISFGDNRKIEHEQKIATQYWDTIYPSRALVDLQVLVETTMIPETFKKVKCPVLTLYYHKNFIQEDEHVEVDIYENIHKLLSTPDSMVVLKPLATPETHFVGSDIKSKDTEIVENAIEEFLRNKLDINIYE; translated from the coding sequence ATGAAAAAAAGATACTGGATTGTGCTTATTCTCGTGGTGGTTCTGGGGGTTACATACTTTACCGGACCAGTTCCAGAAGAACCGGAATATGATTTACAGCTTCCGATGATAGCTTCCGGTCTTAAAAATCTGGATGCTTATATTAACGATAGAGAATCGAAAAAACCTACCCGTAAGGATAACCAGGCTCGTATTGAATGGTTTGGAGAATCACCTGTTAAAACTGAATATAGCATCATTTATCTTCATGGTTTTGCCGGTAGTTACCGGGATGGTTATCCGGTAAATAAAAACATTGCCAAGAAATTAAATGCAAATATTTACTATGCTCGCTGGGCTGGTCACGGACTGGAGCCTCAGGCAAGTCTGGATGATTTTAATGGAGAGAATGCCTGGCAGTCTGCAAAGGAAGCTTTGGCCATTGGAAAGCAGATTGGGGAAAAGGTCATTATAATGAGTACGTCTACTGGAGGAACTCTGGCGTTTAAGCTTGCTGCTGAATTTCCTGAAGATGTTCATGCTCTCATAAATATGGGGCCAAACCTTGAGGATGATCAACCCGGTACTTTTGTGTTGAATACTCCTTGGGGCTATGAGATTGCGAGCTTGATAAGCTTCGGGGATAACAGGAAAATTGAGCATGAGCAAAAAATCGCTACTCAATACTGGGATACCATATATCCTTCACGGGCTCTGGTAGATCTTCAGGTTCTCGTCGAAACCACAATGATACCGGAGACATTTAAGAAAGTGAAATGTCCAGTACTAACTTTATACTATCATAAGAACTTCATACAGGAAGATGAACATGTAGAAGTGGATATCTATGAAAACATTCATAAATTATTGAGCACTCCAGACTCAATGGTAGTTTTGAAACCACTGGCCACCCCGGAAACTCATTTCGTAGGGAGTGATATAAAATCAAAGGATACAGAGATCGTTGAAAACGCTATTGAAGAATTTCTGAGAAATAAACTAGATATAAATATATATGAATAG
- a CDS encoding S41 family peptidase, translating to MSIKSKIVIFLFSFGILSSCEKEETPTERNPNLPENVIDENEDPVDEAIEVESFVYNGLNEIYLYKENVPELADNYFSTTTEKTEFLAEASSPESLFDDLTADFDRFSFITDDYNELEERFEGMSGATGIQYGIGQISNSDFVFGFIRYVLPGTSADEAGLTRGTVFTEIDGQQLTSSNFIELISQDSFSINVAYVQENQIIVTDQVVNLTDDAYTENPVYIAKTLNIDGRKIGYLMYNSFTASFDDDLNAVFAEFQANGVTDLVVDLRYNGGGSVQSAVDLASMITGQFEGEIFMQEQWNDKYQTYYEAQNPEALLNRFDGNVRSGSSINSLNLSEVYVLTSRSSASASELIINGLDPYITVNQIGDRTAGKFQASVTLYDSDDYTREGASENHTYAMQPLVFKSINVDGNSDYINGLQPDVEYIEDLNNLGVLGEPSEPLLEIAINSILGRTSISKTKVNRMEIKLLGESGMNNADFQKMYIDRIPAVIQ from the coding sequence AGAAAGAAGAAACACCTACCGAAAGAAATCCCAATCTTCCTGAAAATGTTATCGATGAGAATGAAGATCCGGTTGATGAAGCTATAGAGGTAGAAAGCTTTGTCTATAATGGTCTAAACGAGATCTATTTATATAAAGAGAATGTTCCGGAACTAGCAGATAATTATTTCTCAACCACAACGGAAAAAACAGAATTTCTTGCAGAAGCGTCTTCACCAGAATCTCTCTTCGATGATCTAACTGCAGATTTTGACAGATTCAGCTTCATAACTGATGATTATAATGAACTTGAGGAAAGATTTGAAGGAATGAGTGGAGCTACTGGTATCCAGTATGGTATTGGGCAGATCTCTAATTCAGATTTTGTTTTTGGTTTTATACGATATGTTTTACCCGGAACATCTGCAGATGAAGCAGGTTTGACCCGTGGTACTGTATTTACTGAAATTGATGGTCAGCAATTGACCTCTTCAAATTTTATAGAACTTATAAGTCAGGATAGTTTTAGCATTAACGTTGCTTACGTCCAGGAGAACCAAATCATTGTCACAGATCAGGTTGTGAATCTAACTGATGATGCATATACCGAAAACCCGGTATATATTGCTAAAACGTTGAATATAGATGGTAGAAAAATTGGCTACCTGATGTACAATAGCTTTACGGCAAGCTTCGATGATGATCTCAATGCAGTATTCGCTGAATTTCAGGCCAACGGCGTTACAGACTTGGTGGTAGATCTAAGATACAATGGTGGAGGTTCTGTGCAATCTGCCGTTGACCTGGCCAGCATGATCACCGGACAGTTCGAAGGAGAGATCTTTATGCAGGAGCAGTGGAATGATAAATATCAAACCTACTATGAAGCTCAGAATCCTGAAGCTTTACTAAATAGATTTGATGGAAATGTTAGAAGCGGTTCATCGATAAACAGCTTGAACTTATCTGAAGTTTATGTACTAACATCAAGGTCCAGTGCATCTGCCAGCGAACTTATCATCAATGGCCTTGATCCATATATTACCGTAAACCAGATCGGAGATCGTACGGCAGGAAAATTCCAGGCTTCAGTGACCCTTTATGATAGTGATGACTACACTAGAGAAGGTGCCAGTGAAAACCATACTTATGCTATGCAGCCACTGGTATTCAAATCGATTAATGTGGATGGTAATTCAGATTACATCAATGGGTTACAACCGGATGTAGAGTATATTGAGGATCTGAATAATCTTGGAGTTCTTGGCGAACCTTCAGAACCTCTTCTGGAAATTGCCATCAATAGCATTCTGGGACGAACCAGCATTTCTAAGACAAAAGTAAACAGAATGGAAATTAAGCTTCTTGGCGAAAGCGGGATGAATAATGCCGACTTTCAGAAGATGTATATTGATCGTATCCCAGCCGTAATTCAGTAA
- a CDS encoding ribonuclease Z: MKRTEKDNYILIAAEDAELKDFTSELTKHHHDFESSNIVVDLSNYKNLENHQLLAFLEVSNLHRGANKSFVIVNDALGIDELPEELVVVPTLQEAEDMIQMDEIQRDLGF, from the coding sequence ATGAAAAGAACCGAGAAAGATAATTACATACTTATCGCTGCTGAAGATGCAGAGCTTAAAGACTTTACGAGTGAGTTAACCAAACACCATCACGATTTTGAATCTTCTAATATTGTTGTGGATTTAAGTAACTACAAGAATTTAGAGAATCATCAGCTGCTGGCATTTCTGGAAGTATCCAATTTGCATAGAGGAGCGAACAAAAGTTTTGTGATTGTTAATGATGCATTGGGAATAGATGAATTACCAGAAGAATTAGTCGTAGTTCCCACATTGCAGGAAGCAGAGGACATGATACAAATGGACGAGATCCAGCGTGATCTTGGATTCTAA
- a CDS encoding CAP domain-containing protein — protein sequence MTKFYSHGIILILCTLFLTSCSKDNSEDDVTGYDQTVTSRASYEYSALEVEILEDLNIYRKANGLSELQPLAEGSIESEDHNYYMIDAGAVSHDNFSDRASYLMNAVGASKVGENVGYGYRTSEAVINAWLKSRGHKDNIEGNYTHFGISVRQDAEGKNYFTNIFVKK from the coding sequence ATGACAAAATTTTATTCACACGGGATAATCTTGATTTTATGTACTCTATTTCTTACATCTTGTTCCAAGGATAATTCTGAAGATGATGTAACCGGGTATGATCAAACTGTAACCAGTCGTGCTTCTTATGAATATAGTGCACTGGAAGTTGAGATTTTAGAAGATCTTAATATTTATAGAAAAGCTAATGGGTTGAGTGAATTACAGCCACTTGCTGAAGGTTCAATTGAATCTGAAGATCATAATTACTACATGATAGATGCAGGTGCGGTTAGCCATGATAATTTTTCTGATAGAGCTTCCTATTTAATGAATGCAGTAGGGGCGAGTAAGGTAGGAGAAAATGTAGGTTATGGATATAGAACTTCTGAAGCAGTGATTAATGCATGGCTAAAGAGTAGAGGACATAAGGATAATATTGAAGGAAATTATACTCATTTTGGAATATCTGTTAGACAGGATGCGGAAGGGAAAAATTATTTCACGAACATATTTGTAAAAAAATAG
- a CDS encoding ribonuclease Z encodes MGNSQLKITILGCYAATPRSFTNPTSQVLEIKSHLFLIDCGEGTQVALRKNKIKFSRIKHVFISHLHGDHVFGLVGLVSTFSLLNRETELHIHGPKGIKKFITVQLQLSGAWTKYPLIFHELSSKHSEVVLEDEEVTVSTIPLKHRVYTNGFLFQEKLGDRKLLLDEAQQKNIHYTLFKSLKKGKDVTSEDGILIKNDLVTEDPAAPLSYAFCSDTVYDPEIVPLIQEVSALYHESTFLESEAALAVPTKHSTAKQAAKIAKLARVGKLVLGHYSTRYGDINKFKEEAITVFPNVILGDDGQEITVE; translated from the coding sequence ATGGGTAACAGCCAGTTAAAAATAACGATCCTTGGCTGTTATGCCGCTACTCCCAGAAGTTTCACTAATCCAACCTCCCAAGTACTTGAGATTAAAAGCCATCTTTTTCTAATTGACTGTGGGGAAGGTACTCAGGTAGCTTTGCGTAAGAATAAAATTAAGTTCTCCAGGATCAAACATGTATTTATCTCCCATCTTCACGGTGATCACGTCTTTGGGCTAGTAGGACTTGTCTCTACATTTTCTTTACTGAACCGGGAAACAGAACTTCACATTCATGGACCCAAAGGCATTAAGAAATTTATTACCGTACAACTTCAACTAAGTGGTGCATGGACTAAATACCCATTAATCTTTCATGAACTAAGCTCTAAGCATTCAGAGGTTGTTTTGGAAGATGAAGAAGTTACCGTAAGTACAATTCCTTTGAAACATAGAGTCTATACCAATGGATTCTTATTTCAAGAAAAGCTAGGTGATCGAAAGCTATTATTAGATGAAGCCCAGCAAAAAAACATTCATTATACGCTATTTAAAAGTTTAAAAAAGGGCAAGGATGTCACTTCGGAAGATGGCATCCTTATAAAAAATGATTTGGTCACTGAAGATCCGGCTGCACCTTTATCCTATGCTTTTTGCAGTGATACAGTGTATGATCCTGAAATAGTTCCATTAATCCAGGAAGTGTCTGCTCTTTATCATGAATCAACATTTCTAGAAAGCGAAGCGGCGCTCGCAGTTCCTACAAAGCATAGCACTGCAAAACAAGCCGCTAAAATTGCTAAACTTGCCCGGGTAGGAAAGCTTGTTCTTGGACACTATTCTACTCGCTATGGAGATATTAATAAATTTAAGGAGGAAGCTATCACTGTTTTTCCAAACGTGATTTTGGGCGACGACGGACAAGAAATAACCGTTGAATAA
- the pyrR gene encoding bifunctional pyr operon transcriptional regulator/uracil phosphoribosyltransferase PyrR yields the protein MSRKVLLDSNQLDIILHRLACQLVEKHTNFENTVLIGIQPRGIYVAERIINILKSEYGLDHLKTGQLDITFYRDDFRRGEKPLEANKTRIDFVVEDKNVIFIDDVLYTGRSIRAALTAIQSFGRPLEIELLSLIDRRFSRHLPIQPDYTGRQVDAINDEKVKVSWKEQDGEDAVYLIAKDLDHE from the coding sequence ATGAGCCGCAAAGTTCTTTTAGACTCAAATCAACTTGATATCATTCTTCACAGGTTGGCCTGTCAATTAGTAGAAAAGCATACAAATTTTGAAAATACCGTACTTATAGGGATTCAGCCGCGTGGAATATACGTTGCTGAAAGGATTATCAACATCCTGAAAAGTGAGTATGGATTGGATCACTTGAAAACTGGTCAGCTTGATATTACCTTTTACCGCGATGACTTCAGAAGAGGTGAAAAACCTTTGGAAGCGAATAAGACCAGAATAGATTTCGTAGTGGAGGATAAGAATGTAATTTTTATTGATGATGTCCTGTACACCGGCCGAAGCATTAGAGCGGCACTAACTGCTATCCAATCCTTCGGAAGACCACTCGAAATTGAATTGTTAAGCTTGATAGACAGGCGCTTCAGTAGGCATTTGCCAATTCAACCAGATTACACAGGAAGACAGGTAGATGCGATCAATGACGAGAAAGTAAAAGTAAGCTGGAAAGAACAGGATGGAGAAGATGCGGTTTATTTAATTGCAAAAGACTTGGATCATGAGTAG